Within Halanaerobiales bacterium, the genomic segment CTTTAGTAGGAAAAAAGAATTTAATTGAAAAAGAATTAAAAAAATACAATAATTATAAAAAGGAAAGAATCCAGATTGAAAGTGCAACAGAAGTTATTACCATGAATGATTCTCCTGCTAAAGCATTAAGACGTAAAAAAGATTCATCTTTAGCAATAGGTTCTAACCTTATAAAAGAAAAAAAGGGAGATGCCTTTATCTCTGCAGGTAATACCGGGGCAGTTATGGCTGCAGGTTTATTTAATATAGGTCGTTTATCTGGTATTAAAAGACCTTCAATTTCAACTGTTTTTCCGGCTAAAGGTGGTCAGACTCTTTTAATGGATGCTGGTGCTAATACTGATTCAAAACCAGAAAATCTTCATCAATTTGCAATTATGGGCCAAATCTATTCTAAAAAGATATTAAATGTTTCTAATCCTAAAATTGGCCTTTTGAGTATTGGCGAAGAAAAGAAAAAAGGAAATAAATTAGTAAAAGAGACTTATCAATTACTGGAAAATGATGAAAGACTTAATTTTATTGGTAATGTAGAAGGAAGAGATATTTTTAAAGATAATTGTGATATTGTGATTTGTGATGGTTTTGTAGGTAATGTTGTTTTAAAAACAACTGAAGGTGTTGCTTCTTTTGTATTTGATATTTTAAAAGACACATTAACTAAAGATCTAAGAGCTAAAATAGGAGCAGGAATCTTAAAACCATATTTAAAAGATATGAAAGATAGATTGGATTATAGTAAATATGGGGGAGCCCCTTTACTTGGTATAAATGGTATAGTTATAATTAGTCATGGT encodes:
- the plsX gene encoding phosphate acyltransferase PlsX, which codes for MNIVLDAMGGDNAPEEIVKGAVEACKLDNTFNLTLVGKKNLIEKELKKYNNYKKERIQIESATEVITMNDSPAKALRRKKDSSLAIGSNLIKEKKGDAFISAGNTGAVMAAGLFNIGRLSGIKRPSISTVFPAKGGQTLLMDAGANTDSKPENLHQFAIMGQIYSKKILNVSNPKIGLLSIGEEKKKGNKLVKETYQLLENDERLNFIGNVEGRDIFKDNCDIVICDGFVGNVVLKTTEGVASFVFDILKDTLTKDLRAKIGAGILKPYLKDMKDRLDYSKYGGAPLLGINGIVIISHGSSNSTAIANAIKVARNAINNNIVELIEDEINRDGE